A region from the Rosa rugosa chromosome 6, drRosRugo1.1, whole genome shotgun sequence genome encodes:
- the LOC133715939 gene encoding rac-like GTP-binding protein RAC2 codes for MATTNTTAKEASSSTSKFIKCVTVGDGAVGKTCLLISYTSNTFPTDYVPTVFDNFSANVLVDGQTVNLGLWDTAGQEDYNRLRPLSYRGADIFLLAFSLISRPSYENISKKWVPELRHYAPSVPIILVGTKLDLREGRQFLMDYPGACTISTEQGEDLKKRIGAVAYIECSSKTQQNVKAIFDAAIKLALYPSKSKKQKRKLMPCNVV; via the exons ATGGCAACTACCAATACTACAGCAAAAGAAGCATCTTCATCGACATCAAAGTTCATAAAATGTGTGACGGTTGGAGATGGTGCTGTTGGAAAGACTTGCCTTCTCATCTCTTACACTAGCAACACTTTTCCTACT GATTATGTTCCAACTGTATTTGACAACTTCAGTGCTAATGTTTTGGTTGATGGGCAGACTGTGAATCTGGGTCTCTGGGATACTGCTG GTCAAGAAGACTATAACAGGTTGAGGCCTCTTAGTTACAGAGGAGCtgatatttttcttcttgcCTTTTCTCTCATAAGTAGGCCTAGCTATGAGAACATATCAAAGAAA TGGGTTCCAGAGCTTAGACATTATGCCCCATCAGTGCCCATTATTCTCGTGGGAACTAAACTAG ATCTGAGAGAAGGCAGACAGTTCCTAATGGATTACCCTGGGGCATGTACCATCTCAACAGAACAG GGTGAAGATCTAAAAAAGAGAATAGGGGCTGTGGCATATATAGAGTGCAGCTCAAAGACACAGCAG AACGTGAAGGCTATTTTCGACGCAGCTATTAAGTTGGCTCTCTATCCTTCAAAGTCCAAGAAGCAAAAGAGAAAACTGATGCCCTGCAATGTTGTTTAA